Proteins encoded in a region of the Vicia villosa cultivar HV-30 ecotype Madison, WI linkage group LG5, Vvil1.0, whole genome shotgun sequence genome:
- the LOC131604334 gene encoding uncharacterized mitochondrial protein AtMg00810-like: protein MEYGVYVQHTFGGNMILVCLYVDDILLAGSYCDDIVKFKKVPMNEFEMTGLGKLVYSLGMEILYSEKGIILHQLKYELELLKRFELTNCKSAVTPIETNHKLDSDDEGDDIDATTFKQLVYSLRYLCNTRPDICYAVRMMSMLMNKPKWSHYQAVVRILSVALSIGEAEYIAGVLSICQAVWLVNLLQDLKIKVMKPVKLMISSKSTIILAKN from the exons atggaatatggtgtCTATGTCCAGCACACTTTTGGAGGCAATATGATTCTagtgtgtctttatgttgatgacatattgctggCAGGGAGCTATTGTGATGATATAGTTAAATTCAAGAAGGTGCCGATGAATGAATTTGAGATGACTGGCCTAGGAAAGTTGGTATACtctctagggatggagattttgTACTCTGAGAagggtatcattctgcatcagctgaagtatgaacTTGAGCTTTTGAAGAGATTCGAGCTGACAAATTGTAAGTCTGCAGTCACACCTATTGAGACGAATCacaagcttgattctgatgatgaGGGTGATGATATAGATGCTACAACTTTCAAACAGTTGGTATACTCGCTAAGATATCTCTGTAATACCAGACCTGACATTTGTTACGCAGTTCGAATGATGAGTATGCTTATGAATAAACCAAAGTGGTCACACTACCAAGCTGTTGTTAGGATTTTGAG TGTTGCGTTGTCAATCGGTGAAGCTGAATACATTGCAGGTGTTTTGTCTATATGTCAAGCAGTTTGGCTAGTGAATTTGTTGCAGGatctgaagatcaaggtgatgaAGCCTGTGAAGTTGATGATTAGCAGCAAATCTACCATAATCCTTGCCAAGAACTGA